In one Winogradskyella sp. MH6 genomic region, the following are encoded:
- a CDS encoding acyl-CoA reductase produces the protein MDLQQRINAFSNLGQFLNQFGTNGIQKDDTVKANELFFDGFKHQIKLAKEHNGWFTDANVHFSLQSWANALTTANINKWVSQYNFNNVEPKTVGIIMAGNIPLVGFHDFLSVLMSGHNVLVKQSSNDKHLLPYLAKYLEVVEPGFKNKITFTQDKLENFDAVIATGSDNTARYFEYYFKNKPSIIRKNRNSVAILTGKESKDQLEALSDDIFRYYGLGCRNVSKLFVPKDYNFDAFFNAVYKWHPVIHEAKYANNYDYNKAVYLMSEFDMLENGFLMIKEDESYASPIATVFYEYYNNSEELKTKLQQDSDKIQCIVANNFTENEVTFGHTQKPELWDYADNVDTVEFLLKI, from the coding sequence ATGGATTTACAACAAAGAATTAACGCATTCTCTAATTTAGGTCAGTTTTTAAATCAATTTGGCACCAATGGCATCCAAAAAGACGATACCGTTAAGGCTAATGAGCTTTTTTTTGATGGGTTCAAACACCAAATAAAGCTAGCTAAAGAACATAACGGTTGGTTTACAGATGCTAATGTGCATTTTAGCCTACAATCTTGGGCAAATGCACTAACTACCGCTAACATCAATAAATGGGTAAGCCAATACAATTTTAATAACGTCGAGCCAAAAACCGTAGGTATTATTATGGCTGGCAATATCCCACTGGTAGGTTTTCATGACTTCTTATCCGTACTTATGTCTGGTCACAACGTATTGGTAAAGCAGTCCTCAAACGACAAGCACCTGCTACCCTATTTAGCAAAGTATCTAGAAGTTGTAGAACCAGGCTTTAAAAACAAGATTACCTTTACACAAGACAAGCTCGAAAACTTCGATGCAGTCATTGCAACAGGTAGCGATAATACAGCACGTTATTTTGAATATTACTTCAAAAACAAACCATCCATCATCAGAAAAAACAGAAACTCTGTAGCCATTCTTACTGGTAAAGAGTCTAAAGACCAGCTAGAAGCCCTATCAGACGATATCTTTAGATACTACGGATTAGGGTGTAGAAATGTTTCAAAATTATTCGTACCCAAAGACTATAATTTCGATGCCTTCTTTAATGCAGTATACAAATGGCATCCCGTAATACACGAAGCCAAGTATGCCAACAACTACGACTACAACAAAGCCGTGTATCTTATGAGCGAATTCGACATGCTAGAGAATGGGTTTTTAATGATAAAGGAAGATGAAAGCTACGCCTCTCCTATTGCTACAGTGTTTTATGAGTACTATAACAATAGTGAAGAATTGAAAACCAAATTGCAACAAGACAGCGACAAGATTCAATGTATCGTCGCTAATAATTTCACAGAAAACGAAGTTACATTTGGGCACACCCAAAAACCAGAACTTTGGGATTATGCAGACAACGTTGATACTGTTGAATTCCTGTTAAAAATTTGA
- a CDS encoding DUF6090 family protein, with protein MIKFFRKIRQKMLTENKFSKYLIYAIGEIVLVVIGILIALSINNWNDNRKNIKAELNYYNRILDDLEMDKQLIVQSLEKADKRIETSKELLLELDSGTKSKKYLLNKFLIAIRGDVFVVRDVTFKDLISSGNIKLLNDIKIKNSLIQYYSELENVQTQMKQNRDENLKNIFGLFNSSIEFGGTQELEYVNQIIGPEILHTLKQVDWTKDKDNEYYEKFQMELLFNISMTDREKQHLTTISNLMNSPYDLLVKKCRKN; from the coding sequence ATGATAAAATTCTTTAGGAAAATTAGACAAAAAATGCTGACTGAAAATAAATTCAGTAAATATCTGATTTATGCGATTGGGGAAATAGTGCTTGTGGTTATTGGAATTTTGATTGCTTTGTCTATTAACAATTGGAATGACAATAGAAAGAACATAAAAGCGGAACTTAATTATTATAACAGAATCTTGGACGATTTAGAAATGGACAAGCAACTAATTGTCCAATCTTTAGAAAAAGCCGATAAAAGGATTGAAACAAGTAAAGAGCTTTTGTTGGAATTAGATTCAGGAACAAAGAGCAAGAAATATCTTTTGAACAAATTTTTAATAGCTATCAGAGGTGATGTTTTTGTGGTTCGCGATGTTACATTCAAAGATTTAATCTCATCAGGAAACATTAAGTTGCTTAATGACATCAAAATTAAAAATAGCCTAATTCAATATTATAGTGAATTGGAAAACGTACAGACTCAAATGAAACAAAATAGAGATGAAAATCTAAAAAACATATTTGGATTGTTCAACAGTTCAATCGAATTTGGTGGTACACAAGAATTGGAATACGTGAATCAAATCATTGGACCAGAGATTCTTCATACTTTAAAGCAAGTTGATTGGACAAAGGACAAAGACAACGAATATTACGAAAAGTTTCAAATGGAATTATTGTTCAATATTTCAATGACAGATAGAGAGAAACAGCATTTAACAACAATAAGTAATTTAATGAATTCACCTTATGACTTATTAGTGAAAAAATGTCGAAAAAATTAG
- the serC gene encoding 3-phosphoserine/phosphohydroxythreonine transaminase, with the protein MKKHNFSAGPCVLPKSVIQKASEALINFDDGLSLIEISHRSKPFVDVMEKARALALELLGLEGKGYKALFLQGGASTQFLMVALNLLEKRAGYLNTGTWSDKAIKEAKIYDDIYEVASSKSANFNYIPKGYDIPEDYDYFHCTSNNTIFGTQMKSFPDSPIPMVCDMSSDIFSRQLDFTQFDLIYAGAQKNMGPAGTTLVVVKEDILGKVSRKIPSMMDYKVHISKGSMFNTPPVFAVYTSMLTLQWLKDLGGIKAIEEENEKKARLIYSEIDLNPLFKGYAVKEDRSIMNATFTLENENLKETFDAMWAEAGINGLNGHRSVGGYRASMYNALSLDSVKALVEVMSELERKA; encoded by the coding sequence ATGAAAAAACATAATTTTAGTGCAGGCCCTTGCGTACTACCAAAATCCGTAATCCAAAAAGCTTCTGAAGCCCTTATAAACTTTGACGATGGCTTATCACTTATAGAGATTTCACATCGTAGCAAGCCTTTTGTAGACGTTATGGAAAAAGCAAGAGCTTTGGCCTTAGAGCTTTTAGGTCTAGAAGGTAAAGGCTATAAAGCCTTATTCTTACAAGGTGGAGCTAGCACGCAGTTTTTAATGGTAGCCTTAAACCTTCTTGAGAAAAGAGCTGGATATTTAAATACGGGTACTTGGAGTGACAAGGCTATAAAAGAAGCTAAAATTTATGATGATATCTATGAAGTAGCCTCTTCAAAGAGTGCTAACTTTAATTACATACCAAAAGGTTACGATATCCCAGAAGATTACGATTATTTTCACTGCACGTCTAACAATACCATTTTTGGAACACAAATGAAGAGTTTCCCAGACTCGCCAATTCCTATGGTTTGCGATATGAGTAGTGATATCTTCTCGCGTCAATTAGACTTCACACAGTTTGATTTAATCTATGCAGGTGCACAAAAAAATATGGGTCCTGCAGGTACAACACTAGTGGTTGTAAAAGAAGATATCTTAGGAAAAGTATCGCGCAAAATTCCTTCTATGATGGACTATAAAGTACACATCAGCAAAGGAAGTATGTTCAATACACCACCTGTATTTGCGGTTTATACCTCAATGTTAACCTTACAATGGTTAAAAGATTTAGGTGGTATAAAAGCAATCGAAGAAGAAAACGAAAAGAAAGCACGTTTAATTTACTCAGAAATAGACTTAAACCCTCTCTTTAAAGGTTATGCGGTAAAAGAAGATCGCTCTATCATGAATGCGACTTTTACATTAGAAAACGAAAACCTTAAAGAAACATTTGATGCCATGTGGGCAGAAGCCGGAATCAACGGACTTAATGGTCACAGAAGTGTTGGAGGCTACAGAGCATCTATGTACAACGCTCTAAGTTTAGACAGTGTAAAAGCACTTGTAGAGGTTATGAGCGAACTAGAACGTAAAGCTTAA
- a CDS encoding YdeI/OmpD-associated family protein, whose product MEQIFSENADFEKAFKNLTAGRQRGYLLHFDKPKQSKTKISRIEKNMKRIMDGYGLNDCVCGLSKRKPNCDGSHKQLEKSE is encoded by the coding sequence TTGGAACAAATTTTTTCAGAAAATGCTGACTTTGAAAAAGCGTTTAAGAATTTGACAGCTGGACGTCAAAGAGGTTATCTCTTACATTTTGATAAACCAAAGCAATCCAAGACAAAGATATCTCGAATTGAGAAAAATATGAAAAGAATAATGGATGGTTATGGATTGAACGACTGTGTATGTGGGCTCTCAAAACGAAAACCGAATTGCGATGGTTCGCATAAACAATTAGAAAAAAGTGAATAA
- a CDS encoding DUF1801 domain-containing protein, protein MNEDVNRYLSGLKKWKSELTRLREIILDCGLIEDFKWMHPCYTDNGKNIVLIHEFKDYCAILFNKGVLLKDPEKILVQQTENVQSELKN, encoded by the coding sequence ATGAACGAAGACGTAAACAGATACCTTAGCGGACTTAAAAAATGGAAATCGGAATTGACCAGACTTCGTGAAATTATACTTGATTGTGGATTAATTGAAGACTTCAAATGGATGCATCCTTGCTATACTGACAATGGGAAAAATATAGTTTTAATTCACGAGTTTAAAGATTACTGTGCGATTTTATTTAATAAAGGAGTATTACTCAAAGACCCTGAAAAGATTTTAGTACAACAAACTGAAAACGTGCAATCGGAATTGAAAAATTAG
- a CDS encoding 4Fe-4S dicluster domain-containing protein translates to MAIIITDECINCGACEPECPNTAIYEGADDWRYKDGTSLEGNVVLPNGKEVDADEAQEPISDELYYIVPDKCTECKGFHEEPQCAAVCPVDCCVPDDDHVETEDELLGKQRFMHPDD, encoded by the coding sequence ATGGCAATTATAATCACAGATGAATGTATAAATTGTGGAGCTTGTGAGCCAGAATGTCCTAATACTGCTATTTATGAAGGTGCTGATGACTGGCGCTATAAAGATGGAACAAGCTTAGAAGGTAATGTTGTATTACCAAATGGAAAGGAAGTAGATGCAGACGAGGCGCAAGAGCCTATTAGTGATGAGCTGTATTACATTGTACCAGATAAGTGTACGGAGTGTAAGGGCTTTCATGAAGAGCCACAGTGCGCTGCGGTTTGCCCAGTAGATTGTTGTGTGCCAGATGATGACCATGTAGAAACTGAAGATGAGCTGTTGGGTAAGCAACGTTTTATGCATCCTGACGATTAG
- a CDS encoding DUF6146 family protein: protein MIPFVVLIALIASCKSYNSNPTINNGNDNALVENDTVSISGDESDYEIIIIEPGFNAWLASTARPRGFHSQSYLEKRNAFLVQAWNQRNLQPYSYNPELYQVRIDYDTRTDYGYEVNYKLYNYFLYFQLKYKQQLTSIIPRI from the coding sequence ATGATTCCATTTGTTGTTCTTATTGCGCTAATAGCTAGTTGCAAATCGTACAATTCAAACCCAACGATTAACAATGGTAATGACAATGCTTTAGTAGAAAACGACACGGTTTCTATTAGTGGTGATGAAAGTGACTACGAAATTATTATTATAGAACCTGGTTTTAACGCATGGTTAGCCAGTACAGCAAGACCTCGAGGTTTTCATTCCCAATCATATCTAGAAAAAAGAAATGCCTTTTTGGTACAGGCTTGGAACCAAAGAAACCTTCAACCATACAGCTATAATCCAGAATTGTATCAAGTAAGAATAGATTACGACACACGTACAGACTATGGTTATGAAGTTAACTACAAACTCTACAACTACTTTTTATACTTTCAGTTAAAATATAAACAGCAGCTAACCTCCATTATTCCTAGAATTTAG
- a CDS encoding D-2-hydroxyacid dehydrogenase, producing MKVLANDGVSQSGIDALEAAGYEVITTTVAQEQLQNYINDKEISVLLVRSATKVRKDIIDNCPSLKIIGRGGVGMDNIDVEYAREKGLHVINTPAASSHSVAELVFGHFYGLARFLHNSNRDMPLEGDANFKALKKAYAKGVELKGKTLGVIGFGRIGQATAKIGIGAGMNIVAFDPFIEETTLELDFFDGQKASFNIKTVSKEEVLKQADFITLHVPAQKEYVIDEADFNQMKDGVIIANAARGGVVNEVALVKAIESGKVARAALDVFEKEPQPEVQLLMNPALSLTPHTGAATNEAQDRIGAELAEQIITILG from the coding sequence ATGAAAGTATTAGCAAACGATGGTGTTTCTCAAAGTGGTATCGACGCTTTAGAAGCAGCTGGTTACGAAGTGATAACAACAACAGTTGCACAAGAACAATTACAAAACTACATAAACGATAAAGAGATTTCTGTACTCTTGGTAAGAAGCGCTACCAAAGTAAGAAAAGACATTATAGACAACTGCCCTAGCCTTAAAATTATTGGTCGTGGTGGTGTTGGTATGGATAATATAGACGTTGAGTATGCAAGAGAAAAAGGGCTTCATGTTATTAATACTCCTGCTGCATCTTCACATTCTGTAGCCGAATTGGTATTTGGTCACTTCTATGGCTTAGCTAGGTTCCTTCATAACTCTAATCGCGATATGCCTTTAGAAGGAGATGCAAACTTTAAAGCACTTAAAAAAGCTTACGCTAAAGGTGTTGAATTAAAAGGAAAAACTCTAGGAGTTATAGGTTTTGGCAGGATAGGACAAGCTACTGCTAAAATAGGAATTGGTGCAGGTATGAACATCGTAGCCTTTGATCCTTTTATTGAAGAAACCACTTTAGAATTAGACTTTTTTGATGGTCAAAAAGCAAGCTTCAACATAAAAACGGTATCTAAAGAAGAGGTTTTAAAACAAGCAGATTTTATAACACTTCATGTACCAGCTCAAAAAGAGTACGTTATTGATGAAGCTGACTTTAACCAAATGAAGGATGGTGTTATTATAGCCAATGCTGCACGTGGTGGAGTTGTAAATGAAGTAGCGTTAGTAAAAGCAATAGAAAGTGGTAAAGTAGCGAGAGCTGCCTTAGATGTTTTTGAAAAAGAACCACAACCAGAAGTTCAATTGCTTATGAATCCTGCTTTATCGTTAACACCTCATACTGGTGCTGCAACCAATGAAGCACAAGACAGAATTGGTGCTGAACTTGCTGAACAGATTATTACTATATTAGGCTAA
- a CDS encoding DUF937 domain-containing protein, producing the protein MAGILDLLNSDLGKTIISGVSGSTGTDQDKTSSVLTMALPVLMKAMERNASTPEGAQGLMGALSNKHDGSILDNLGGLFGGGVDEEVKTDGSKILGHILGSKQQGVEQVIGQKSGLDAGSVGNILKVAAPILMGVLGKQSRQKNVSSQNDLTGLLGGLLGGNDTQNEQSFLEKILDADGDGSVIDDVAGMVLGGAKKKGGLGGLLGGLFGK; encoded by the coding sequence ATGGCAGGAATATTAGACTTATTAAATAGTGATTTAGGAAAAACCATAATCAGTGGTGTTTCTGGTTCAACAGGAACGGATCAAGACAAAACAAGTAGTGTGTTAACAATGGCTTTACCTGTGCTTATGAAAGCTATGGAGCGTAATGCTTCTACTCCTGAAGGAGCTCAAGGTCTTATGGGCGCTTTAAGCAATAAGCACGATGGTAGTATCTTAGATAATTTAGGTGGCCTTTTTGGAGGTGGAGTTGATGAAGAGGTAAAAACTGATGGGTCTAAAATTTTAGGTCATATCTTAGGGAGTAAACAACAAGGTGTAGAGCAAGTTATTGGTCAAAAATCTGGATTAGATGCTGGTTCTGTTGGTAACATTCTAAAAGTTGCGGCACCAATCTTAATGGGTGTTTTAGGTAAACAATCTCGTCAAAAGAATGTAAGTTCTCAAAATGACCTTACTGGTTTATTAGGCGGACTACTTGGTGGTAACGATACTCAAAACGAACAAAGTTTCCTAGAAAAGATATTAGATGCCGATGGTGATGGCAGTGTTATAGACGACGTTGCAGGAATGGTACTTGGTGGTGCTAAGAAAAAAGGTGGTCTTGGTGGTCTTTTAGGAGGCTTGTTTGGAAAATAA